The following proteins are co-located in the Granulicella pectinivorans genome:
- a CDS encoding SIS domain-containing protein, with protein sequence MMEEPRWINGVKPSSDVLASNGTQILEMECREQPGRLLALIDAYATDEGVHREIATLSRLASNDGPVMFVGMGGSYCSAISGAALLQAHGRPSFAVDAGEWLHYGNKVWEDAALSLLLTTSGESAELVELFKQGTGNPMGLICNNAVSTCWKLAEHKLPILAGPEYGNATKTYTNSTAAAIILASEMVGHRWEEDAKRTADRFESDLERVFAMRGELEAFCRGAANTEVIGRGAAYGGAIMGALTLREMSGFRAAAHTGAGFKHGPNLDVDGTHVAIIFAMGRVAELGVKLAQECNRRGGKVVLVSNEDHAATKALLPIRLQAVPEPWEGITSLLVPQALTLAMIERNGCRLPPRFAYGVMQQ encoded by the coding sequence ATGATGGAAGAACCACGCTGGATCAACGGAGTGAAGCCCTCCTCCGACGTACTTGCTTCGAATGGAACACAAATCCTCGAGATGGAATGCCGAGAGCAGCCCGGTCGCCTTCTTGCTCTGATTGACGCTTATGCGACCGATGAGGGCGTGCATCGCGAAATCGCTACACTCAGTCGGCTCGCCTCGAACGATGGTCCCGTGATGTTCGTCGGCATGGGCGGATCGTACTGCTCCGCCATCAGCGGTGCGGCTCTGCTGCAGGCGCACGGGAGGCCGTCGTTTGCGGTGGATGCGGGGGAGTGGCTGCATTACGGCAACAAGGTCTGGGAAGACGCGGCTCTCTCTCTTCTATTGACGACCTCGGGCGAGAGCGCTGAACTGGTGGAGCTTTTCAAACAGGGCACGGGCAACCCCATGGGACTGATTTGTAACAACGCCGTGAGCACATGCTGGAAGCTCGCGGAGCACAAGCTCCCCATCCTCGCCGGGCCTGAGTACGGCAATGCGACGAAGACGTATACGAATTCCACGGCAGCCGCCATCATCCTGGCCTCCGAGATGGTTGGCCATCGGTGGGAGGAGGACGCGAAACGCACGGCAGATCGTTTCGAGTCTGACCTTGAGCGTGTCTTCGCAATGCGTGGCGAGCTTGAGGCGTTTTGCCGCGGGGCCGCAAATACGGAGGTCATCGGACGTGGTGCGGCGTATGGCGGAGCGATCATGGGTGCGTTGACTCTTCGAGAGATGAGCGGCTTTCGCGCCGCGGCGCATACCGGAGCAGGATTCAAACATGGACCCAATCTCGATGTCGATGGAACGCATGTCGCCATCATCTTCGCGATGGGGCGCGTTGCGGAGCTTGGTGTGAAGCTTGCACAGGAGTGCAATCGCCGTGGAGGCAAGGTTGTACTCGTCTCGAACGAAGACCATGCCGCGACGAAAGCGCTTCTACCCATCAGGCTGCAGGCAGTGCCTGAGCCATGGGAGGGAATTACCTCTCTGCTCGTGCCGCAGGCGCTTACGCTTGCCATGATTGAGCGCAATGGCTGCCGGTTGCCCCCGCGTTTTGCCTATGGGGTCATGCAGCAGTAG